A window of Ruminococcus champanellensis 18P13 = JCM 17042 contains these coding sequences:
- a CDS encoding glycoside hydrolase family 9 protein: MNLKAKWLAALLTTGAICGTIAAAPKSALLQIQVASAANTYNYVEAMQKSLFFYQVQQSGPLADWNEVSWRADCMMNDYVTGGWFDAGDHIKFALTNAYSSAMLAWGVLEYEQGLKDAGLLDMYRKNLQFSLDFLVGCDLGDEVVYQIGEIGFDHKWWGSAEVYMRKYELMQGETERPYYTTKDSNVTGEMAAALAAGYLVFKDSDPALAKTYLEHAENCFKIADTTRDHKNTPASDDMYPSSHFYDELFWAANWMYKATGEQKYLDLCESDYIPNLGKEDQSTEMKYTWGMCWDDVQQGGTLLYALNTGDATWKEQFRKHLEYWTTGYGGKQINHTPDGLAWLTNWGSLRHATTTAFMAYVAADELFSGTADADKYTQFADTQMNYCFGDNDSKFSYVIGMGDTYPKAWHHRTSSGVWDDQWTMLGEEKEYAHVLYGALVGGPGQSGTFNDKVNSYENTEVAIDYNAGYTAALCAMIQKYGGEQLTNFPPEETPKWDEFFIEAAVNQSSESYTEVKVLATNHSAWPARLIKNLSYRYYFDISEILAAGLTVDDITVRIGYDEYSTTQISKPIQYDGNVYYVEITYPDGTVICPSGQSEHQAELQFRISVPDASKCWDATNDYSFEGLGKSGNECVKTERITMYDSGKLIYGVEPDGTTPDDNPAVTTTSEEDVLLGDVDCNGKVNVQDYVLLKQFMVKKAEITAKGGVNADMNQDRALTVSDCVLLARKLLS, translated from the coding sequence ATGAATTTGAAGGCAAAATGGCTTGCTGCTTTGCTGACCACCGGTGCAATCTGCGGTACCATCGCAGCTGCACCCAAGTCTGCACTGCTGCAGATCCAGGTGGCTTCTGCTGCCAACACATATAATTATGTGGAGGCGATGCAGAAATCCCTGTTTTTCTACCAGGTGCAGCAGTCCGGCCCTCTGGCGGACTGGAATGAGGTTTCCTGGCGTGCGGACTGTATGATGAACGACTATGTGACAGGCGGCTGGTTTGATGCCGGCGACCATATCAAGTTTGCGTTGACCAATGCATATTCCTCTGCCATGCTGGCATGGGGCGTGCTGGAGTATGAACAGGGTCTGAAGGATGCGGGATTGTTGGACATGTACCGCAAGAACCTGCAGTTTTCCCTGGACTTCCTGGTAGGCTGTGATCTGGGTGACGAGGTCGTATACCAGATCGGCGAGATCGGCTTTGACCACAAGTGGTGGGGCTCCGCAGAGGTCTATATGAGAAAGTACGAGCTGATGCAGGGGGAGACCGAGCGTCCCTACTACACCACCAAGGACAGCAACGTAACCGGCGAAATGGCAGCAGCTCTGGCAGCCGGCTACCTGGTGTTCAAGGATTCTGATCCGGCGCTGGCAAAGACCTATCTGGAGCATGCGGAAAACTGCTTCAAGATCGCTGATACCACCCGGGATCACAAGAACACCCCCGCCTCCGATGACATGTACCCCTCCAGTCACTTCTATGATGAACTTTTCTGGGCAGCAAACTGGATGTACAAGGCAACCGGAGAGCAGAAGTATCTGGATCTTTGCGAATCCGACTATATCCCGAATCTGGGCAAGGAAGACCAGTCCACAGAAATGAAGTACACCTGGGGCATGTGCTGGGACGATGTGCAGCAGGGCGGTACGCTGCTGTATGCACTGAATACCGGTGATGCCACCTGGAAGGAACAGTTCCGGAAGCATCTGGAATACTGGACCACCGGCTACGGCGGCAAGCAGATCAATCACACACCGGACGGGCTTGCGTGGCTCACCAACTGGGGCTCCCTCCGTCACGCTACCACCACTGCTTTCATGGCATATGTGGCTGCGGATGAGCTGTTCAGCGGCACGGCGGATGCAGACAAGTACACCCAGTTTGCAGATACGCAGATGAACTACTGCTTTGGCGACAATGACAGCAAGTTCAGCTATGTGATCGGTATGGGGGATACCTATCCGAAGGCTTGGCACCACAGAACTTCCAGCGGTGTGTGGGATGACCAGTGGACCATGCTGGGTGAGGAAAAGGAATATGCGCATGTGCTGTACGGCGCCCTGGTGGGTGGCCCCGGTCAGTCCGGCACCTTCAATGACAAGGTGAACAGCTATGAGAACACAGAGGTTGCCATTGACTACAACGCCGGCTATACCGCTGCACTCTGTGCAATGATCCAGAAGTACGGCGGCGAGCAGCTGACCAATTTCCCGCCGGAGGAAACACCCAAGTGGGATGAATTCTTCATTGAAGCAGCAGTTAACCAGAGCAGTGAGAGCTACACAGAGGTCAAGGTTCTGGCTACCAACCATTCCGCATGGCCGGCTCGTCTGATCAAGAATCTGTCCTACCGGTACTACTTTGATATCTCCGAGATTCTGGCGGCTGGTCTGACTGTGGATGATATTACTGTCCGCATCGGTTACGATGAGTACAGCACCACCCAGATCTCCAAGCCCATCCAGTATGATGGCAATGTATATTATGTAGAGATCACTTATCCGGACGGCACAGTGATCTGCCCCTCCGGTCAGTCCGAGCATCAGGCTGAGCTGCAGTTCCGGATTTCCGTTCCGGATGCATCCAAGTGCTGGGATGCTACCAACGACTACTCCTTTGAAGGTCTGGGCAAGTCCGGCAACGAATGTGTCAAGACAGAGCGGATTACCATGTATGATTCCGGTAAGCTGATCTACGGCGTAGAGCCGGACGGCACCACACCGGATGATAACCCGGCTGTGACCACCACCTCTGAGGAGGATGTGCTGCTTGGAGATGTGGACTGCAATGGAAAGGTGAACGTGCAGGATTACGTTCTGCTTAAGCAGTTTATGGTCAAGAAGGCAGAGATCACTGCAAAGGGCGGCGTGAATGCAGATATGAATCAGGACAGAGCGCTGACAGTCAGCGACTGTGTGCTGCTTGCACGGAAGCTGCTTTCCTAA